A section of the Solitalea canadensis DSM 3403 genome encodes:
- a CDS encoding dicarboxylate/amino acid:cation symporter translates to MKQKKNRLTLYIFIALILGIVLGYVLNISYIHTYNDGIIKATAQIEQAEKKLTTVTDSTSADYKQLKAEIVTAQKSKSENDKAREKKLEMFTVLSDIFLRLIKMIVAPLVLTTLIVGVAKLGDIRAVGRIGGKTLLWFLSASLLSLVLGMILVNVFRPGEAMNLPLPDSHTSTGIQKAALSFRDFIAHVFPKSVIESMATNEILQIVVFALFFGVATAAIGEQGKIVIKLFDAVAHVILKVTGYVMNFAPFAVFGAMTAIIAKQGLGILSTYAIFIVEFYGGLLLLWLILTLIGSTILGKRSFNLIGRLKEPILLAFSTASSEAAYPKTMEQLERFGCKNKIVSFVLPLGYSFNLDGSMMYMTFASLFIAQSYGIHLSFEQQMTMLLILMLTSKGIAGVPRASLVVIAGTIATFNIPEAGLALLLGIDPLLDMGRSATNVVGNSIATAVVSKWEGELGEPIDDDVELEKVSEH, encoded by the coding sequence ATGAAGCAGAAGAAAAACAGACTAACCCTTTATATTTTTATTGCCCTCATTTTGGGCATTGTATTGGGTTATGTGCTAAACATTTCCTACATCCATACTTATAATGACGGTATTATAAAAGCCACAGCCCAAATCGAACAGGCTGAAAAAAAGCTGACTACCGTTACTGATAGTACCTCAGCTGACTACAAGCAATTAAAAGCTGAGATTGTAACTGCTCAAAAAAGTAAATCAGAAAATGATAAAGCGCGCGAGAAAAAACTTGAAATGTTTACCGTTTTAAGTGACATTTTCCTGCGATTGATAAAAATGATCGTTGCTCCGTTGGTACTTACCACGCTTATTGTGGGTGTGGCAAAATTGGGTGACATCAGGGCTGTTGGCCGTATTGGCGGAAAGACCTTATTATGGTTCCTTAGCGCAAGTTTACTTTCGCTGGTATTAGGAATGATATTGGTAAACGTCTTCCGCCCGGGAGAAGCAATGAACCTTCCACTGCCCGACAGTCATACAAGCACAGGTATACAAAAAGCAGCATTGAGTTTCAGAGACTTTATTGCACACGTATTCCCTAAAAGTGTAATTGAATCAATGGCTACCAATGAGATCTTGCAAATCGTTGTATTTGCCTTATTCTTTGGTGTTGCAACAGCTGCTATTGGTGAGCAGGGAAAAATTGTTATCAAATTGTTTGATGCAGTTGCCCATGTTATATTAAAAGTTACCGGTTATGTAATGAACTTCGCTCCATTTGCAGTTTTCGGAGCCATGACCGCCATTATTGCAAAACAGGGCTTAGGTATTTTATCAACCTATGCCATCTTCATCGTTGAGTTTTACGGAGGCTTGCTACTCTTATGGTTGATATTAACCTTAATCGGTTCAACCATTTTAGGCAAACGCTCTTTCAACCTTATCGGCCGACTTAAAGAGCCTATTTTATTGGCATTTAGTACAGCAAGTAGTGAAGCTGCCTACCCTAAAACCATGGAACAGCTTGAGCGTTTTGGCTGTAAAAACAAAATTGTAAGCTTTGTGCTTCCATTAGGCTATTCCTTCAACCTTGACGGGTCGATGATGTACATGACTTTTGCTTCATTATTCATTGCACAGTCGTATGGCATTCATCTTTCATTTGAGCAACAAATGACAATGTTGTTAATATTGATGCTAACCAGTAAGGGAATTGCCGGGGTTCCAAGAGCTTCATTAGTGGTTATCGCGGGAACTATAGCAACATTTAACATTCCGGAGGCTGGTCTTGCATTGTTATTAGGAATTGATCCGTTATTAGATATGGGACGTTCGGCTACAAATGTGGTTGGTAACAGTATCGCAACGGCTGTGGTAAGTAAATGGGAAGGTGAATTAGGCGAGCCGATTGATGATGATGTAGAACTCGAAAAGGTAAGCGAACATTAA
- the trxB gene encoding thioredoxin-disulfide reductase — translation MSNEVEHIHTLIIGSGPAGYTAAIYAARADLKPVMYTGLQPGGQLTTTTEVENFPGYPEGTQGPEMMEDFKKQAERFGTEVRFGIVTAVDFSSLPHKVTLDDGKTVTADAVIISTGASAKWLGLPSEQKYNGFGVSACAVCDGFFFRKQDVAIVGAGDTAAEEATYLAKLCQKVYMIVRKGEMRASKAMQHRVLNTPNIEVLYHSETKEILGDGQNVTGALIVNNETGEEKTIDITGFFVAIGHKPNTDVFKGWLDMDENGYIITQPGSTKTNVEGVFAAGDVQDHIYRQAVTAAGSGCMAALDAERYIAAKEHSSVYAEDLSN, via the coding sequence ATGTCGAACGAAGTAGAACACATTCACACCCTGATCATCGGATCGGGTCCTGCAGGTTATACAGCGGCAATTTACGCAGCTCGCGCAGATCTTAAACCTGTTATGTACACCGGGCTTCAACCGGGAGGACAGTTAACCACCACTACTGAAGTTGAGAATTTTCCAGGTTATCCTGAAGGAACTCAAGGTCCGGAAATGATGGAAGACTTCAAGAAACAAGCTGAGCGTTTTGGCACAGAAGTACGTTTCGGAATCGTAACTGCCGTTGATTTTTCATCGTTACCTCACAAAGTAACATTGGATGATGGCAAAACTGTAACTGCTGATGCAGTAATTATTTCAACAGGAGCTTCTGCAAAATGGCTGGGATTACCATCGGAACAGAAGTATAATGGTTTTGGCGTTTCTGCATGCGCTGTTTGCGATGGATTTTTCTTCCGTAAACAAGATGTAGCAATTGTTGGTGCAGGTGATACCGCAGCTGAAGAAGCAACTTACCTTGCCAAACTTTGTCAAAAAGTATACATGATCGTGCGTAAAGGTGAAATGCGTGCTTCAAAAGCAATGCAACACCGCGTATTAAATACGCCAAACATTGAAGTTTTATATCACTCTGAAACAAAAGAGATCTTAGGTGATGGACAAAATGTAACAGGTGCACTTATCGTTAATAACGAAACCGGAGAAGAAAAAACAATTGATATTACCGGTTTCTTTGTTGCTATCGGCCACAAACCGAATACAGATGTATTCAAAGGTTGGCTTGATATGGATGAAAACGGTTATATCATTACACAACCTGGCAGCACTAAAACAAATGTTGAAGGTGTTTTTGCAGCCGGCGACGTACAAGACCATATTTATCGTCAAGCTGTTACTGCTGCAGGTTCAGGCTGTATGGCAGCATTAGATGCTGAACGTTATATTGCAGCAAAAGAGCATAGCTCTGTATATGCAGAAGATTTAAGCAACTAA
- the mnmA gene encoding tRNA 2-thiouridine(34) synthase MnmA has protein sequence MSKHGRILVAMSGGIDSSVASIMLHEQGYEVIGLTMKTWDYASSGSSSKETGCCSLDSINDARSLAVEYGFPHYILDIRDEFGNFVIDNFVDEYLAGRTPNPCVLCNTHIKWEALMKRADKLDCEFIATGHYAQIRQENNRYVVSKGLDDNKDQSYVLWGVSQYNLSRTKLPLGGFKKTEIRQMAMDMGQVDLANKSESYEICFVPDNDYRSFLKHRVPDLESRVDGGDFVLTDGRKVGKHKGYPFYTIGQRKGLGIALGEPVFVTRIIPETNTVVLGKEEDLKSAQAFVRNHNLIKYDSINQPIEAVTKIRYKDSGTMSTIVQDGDLIKVNFDHSVSAIAPGQSAVFYEGNDLIGGGFLC, from the coding sequence ATGAGTAAACACGGAAGAATTTTAGTGGCAATGAGTGGAGGCATCGATAGTTCAGTAGCCTCTATTATGCTTCATGAGCAAGGCTATGAAGTTATTGGCCTCACCATGAAGACCTGGGATTATGCATCTTCCGGTTCATCATCAAAAGAAACAGGCTGTTGTAGCTTGGATTCTATAAACGATGCTCGCTCTTTAGCCGTTGAATATGGATTTCCCCATTATATATTAGATATCCGTGATGAGTTTGGCAATTTTGTTATCGACAATTTTGTTGATGAATACCTTGCCGGACGCACACCTAATCCATGTGTATTGTGTAATACACACATTAAGTGGGAAGCGTTGATGAAACGTGCAGATAAACTGGATTGTGAGTTTATTGCTACCGGACATTATGCTCAGATCCGCCAAGAAAATAACCGTTATGTCGTTTCCAAAGGTCTGGATGACAATAAAGATCAATCCTATGTACTTTGGGGTGTTTCTCAATATAACTTAAGCAGAACTAAACTTCCATTAGGAGGCTTTAAGAAAACAGAAATTCGCCAAATGGCAATGGATATGGGTCAGGTAGATTTGGCTAACAAAAGTGAAAGTTATGAGATCTGTTTTGTTCCTGATAATGATTACCGTTCTTTCCTGAAACACCGCGTCCCAGATTTAGAATCGCGTGTTGATGGTGGCGATTTTGTGTTAACAGACGGAAGAAAAGTTGGAAAACATAAAGGATACCCATTTTACACTATTGGTCAGCGTAAAGGATTAGGTATTGCATTGGGAGAACCGGTATTTGTTACCCGCATTATACCCGAAACCAATACCGTTGTTTTAGGAAAGGAAGAAGATTTAAAAAGCGCTCAGGCGTTTGTAAGAAATCACAATCTGATCAAATACGATTCTATTAATCAGCCTATCGAAGCTGTTACAAAAATCAGGTATAAAGATTCAGGTACAATGAGTACTATTGTCCAGGACGGTGATTTGATCAAAGTGAATTTTGATCATTCGGTATCGGCTATTGCGCCGGGACAATCAGCTGTATTCTATGAAGGAAATGATTTAATTGGCGGAGGATTCCTTTGCTAA
- a CDS encoding DUF4142 domain-containing protein, translated as MRLNYQLVLLGLIILPGIISCNSNEKAEKNVTVNEMEIPHIKRDADFVVKALNMGMFEVQAAQLAEKKASTKELKVLAAKVESEHSKVNEQLAILATEKNITAPDSITNDMQDKVMKLSQLKGEDFDKEYATIMLNQHREVVDEFEQISINAVDADIKQLAMDALPAMRTHYEEAVKVKDAVEKKYK; from the coding sequence ATGAGATTAAACTATCAACTTGTTTTACTTGGTTTGATAATTTTACCCGGAATTATTTCATGTAATTCAAATGAGAAAGCAGAGAAAAATGTGACAGTAAATGAAATGGAAATTCCTCATATTAAGAGAGATGCTGATTTTGTGGTAAAAGCATTAAATATGGGAATGTTCGAAGTTCAGGCAGCGCAGTTAGCTGAAAAAAAGGCTTCTACAAAAGAATTGAAAGTATTGGCAGCAAAGGTAGAATCTGAACATTCAAAAGTTAACGAACAACTTGCAATTCTTGCTACTGAGAAAAATATAACCGCACCTGATTCAATCACTAATGATATGCAAGATAAAGTAATGAAGCTGTCTCAACTTAAAGGCGAAGACTTTGATAAAGAATATGCTACTATAATGCTCAATCAACATCGTGAGGTAGTTGATGAGTTTGAACAGATATCTATTAATGCGGTGGATGCTGATATTAAACAATTAGCAATGGATGCATTACCTGCTATGCGTACACACTATGAAGAAGCTGTGAAAGTAAAAGATGCTGTCGAGAAAAAATACAAATAA
- a CDS encoding NAD(P)/FAD-dependent oxidoreductase: protein MDLRSGIPYWLIKNGLPFNFPKLEKDLRTDILILGGGISGALCGYYFTKAGIDCAIIDARSIGLGSSCASTGLLQYEIDMPLYKLIKIRGEKEAVKSYKLCEESIYKLQDIANEIKLSDFQHKKSFFFASYKKHKALIDNEYIVRKKHGFNVEKLDKQRIQKEFTFTSEGGILSQSGAQTDTYMLVHLLHQWSKKKGVPIFDRTNVVKFDHRSRGVILTTENGCTVTAKKIVYATGYESVNYIAEKLFTLTSTYVIASEQYSTDNFWSFDNCLLWETASPYLYLRSTTDHRIVIGGKDESFFNPKKRDALLKEKGKALERSFKSKFPMIDFKTEFSWTGTFSSTPDGLPFIGPYKKLANSYFALGFGGNGITFNVIAAEIIRDLILKRSNQDAHLFRFDR, encoded by the coding sequence ATGGATTTACGCTCAGGAATACCTTATTGGTTAATAAAAAACGGACTGCCTTTTAACTTCCCAAAACTTGAAAAAGACTTAAGAACAGATATCCTCATTCTGGGCGGCGGTATCAGCGGAGCGCTGTGTGGATATTACTTTACAAAAGCAGGAATTGATTGCGCAATAATTGATGCAAGATCAATAGGGTTAGGCAGCTCATGTGCCAGTACGGGTTTACTTCAATATGAGATTGATATGCCGCTTTATAAACTTATTAAAATTAGAGGCGAAAAAGAGGCAGTGAAGAGCTATAAACTATGCGAGGAGTCTATTTATAAATTGCAGGACATTGCCAATGAAATAAAACTATCGGATTTTCAACATAAAAAAAGTTTCTTTTTTGCTTCTTACAAAAAACATAAAGCACTGATTGACAATGAATATATAGTAAGAAAAAAACATGGATTCAACGTAGAAAAGTTGGACAAACAACGAATTCAAAAGGAATTTACGTTTACTTCTGAAGGTGGTATTTTATCCCAAAGCGGTGCTCAAACAGATACTTACATGCTCGTTCATCTGTTGCATCAATGGTCAAAAAAAAAAGGCGTTCCTATATTTGATCGAACAAATGTGGTAAAATTTGATCACCGAAGCAGAGGTGTCATTCTAACTACAGAAAATGGGTGCACAGTCACAGCAAAAAAAATAGTATATGCTACAGGGTATGAATCTGTTAATTACATTGCCGAGAAACTTTTTACACTTACTTCAACTTATGTAATTGCAAGTGAACAGTATTCAACAGATAATTTTTGGTCATTCGACAATTGTTTACTTTGGGAAACAGCCAGCCCCTACCTCTACCTTCGATCTACAACTGATCATCGCATCGTAATTGGTGGAAAAGATGAGTCATTTTTTAATCCTAAAAAACGTGATGCATTATTAAAAGAAAAAGGTAAAGCTTTAGAAAGAAGTTTTAAATCAAAATTTCCTATGATTGATTTCAAAACGGAGTTTAGTTGGACAGGCACATTTTCTAGTACCCCTGATGGGTTACCATTTATTGGACCTTATAAAAAACTGGCTAATAGTTACTTTGCCCTTGGATTTGGAGGTAATGGAATTACATTTAATGTTATTGCTGCAGAAATAATACGTGATCTTATTTTAAAAAGATCAAATCAGGACGCTCATTTATTTAGATTTGACCGCTGA
- a CDS encoding DNA topoisomerase IB, producing the protein MKKELSDLRAEARQMKLIYVTDKTIGYSRLLVKNAVTFFDCDGHEITDEDTLKRLRGLVLPPAWQNVWICTKPNGHLQATGFDKLGRKQYRYHTNWSLIRNEKKHDRMLEFGVAIPQLRKQLEKDLRKKQLSKEKVIALALSLLEHTFIRIGNDAYAKKYNSHGLTTLRNKHIKINGSKFRLSFTGKKGIIQDIEVSHLRLAKLMKKLRDLPGQELFQYLEADGSRNSIDSGMVNDYIRQYTGNDFTAKDFRTWAGTVNALVYLSGKKPFESATEAKRNINEALDFVALQLGNTRTVCKKYYVHPALLGAYEEGRLFIYLKKLSNLNEGSVKSKMQKTEERVLLNFLRKEGR; encoded by the coding sequence ATGAAGAAAGAGTTAAGCGATCTTCGGGCAGAAGCTCGTCAAATGAAGTTGATCTATGTAACTGATAAAACTATCGGGTATAGCCGGTTATTGGTAAAAAACGCTGTCACTTTTTTTGACTGTGACGGACATGAAATAACTGATGAAGATACACTTAAGCGCTTACGTGGGTTAGTTTTGCCGCCTGCCTGGCAAAACGTATGGATTTGCACCAAACCTAATGGTCATTTGCAGGCTACCGGATTTGACAAATTAGGAAGAAAACAATATCGTTATCATACCAATTGGTCGCTAATCAGAAATGAGAAGAAACACGACCGAATGCTTGAGTTTGGCGTTGCAATTCCACAGTTAAGAAAACAACTCGAGAAAGATCTTCGCAAAAAACAGTTATCAAAAGAAAAAGTGATTGCACTTGCTTTAAGCCTATTGGAGCACACTTTTATCAGAATTGGCAATGATGCTTATGCGAAAAAGTATAACAGCCACGGTTTAACTACGCTACGAAATAAACATATTAAAATAAACGGAAGTAAATTCAGGCTTTCCTTCACAGGCAAAAAAGGTATTATACAAGACATTGAAGTAAGTCATTTACGGCTTGCTAAATTGATGAAAAAATTACGTGATCTGCCCGGACAAGAACTTTTCCAATATCTCGAAGCTGATGGTTCCAGAAATTCAATCGATTCCGGAATGGTTAATGATTACATCCGGCAATACACCGGCAATGATTTTACGGCAAAGGATTTTAGAACATGGGCCGGAACCGTTAATGCCTTGGTCTATCTTTCCGGCAAAAAGCCATTTGAATCGGCTACTGAAGCAAAAAGAAATATTAATGAAGCATTAGATTTTGTAGCGCTCCAATTAGGAAATACCCGAACTGTTTGTAAGAAATATTATGTTCATCCGGCATTGCTTGGTGCTTATGAAGAAGGAAGGTTATTTATTTACTTAAAGAAGCTTTCGAACTTAAATGAAGGCAGTGTAAAATCTAAAATGCAAAAAACCGAAGAACGGGTGTTACTCAACTTTTTACGAAAGGAAGGCAGGTGA
- a CDS encoding sulfite exporter TauE/SafE family protein: MEIVILCCFAFIAGFIDSIVGGGGLIQMPALLLTFPKTSVPVLFGTGKIPALTGTSAAAWQYSKKVSFNYKVLGLTAGCALVSAYLGAQTISLLNSNLLKPLILVILVLIAIYTFVKKDFGSAEARDIPEKKMLIYGGLIGFIVGFYDGFFGPGTGSFFILAFIVLLGFDFLNASAYAKVINCVTNVSALAAFIWNKQVLYHVALPMAVCNMAGGLIGSRLALSKGNDFIRKFFLLVICILIVRYAYDVFYK; encoded by the coding sequence GCGGAGGCTTAATTCAGATGCCTGCCCTGCTACTTACCTTTCCTAAAACTTCGGTACCAGTTTTATTTGGAACTGGAAAAATTCCTGCATTAACAGGAACGAGTGCCGCCGCATGGCAATACAGTAAAAAAGTTAGTTTTAATTATAAAGTATTAGGATTAACAGCCGGATGTGCGTTAGTATCGGCTTATTTAGGTGCTCAAACGATCAGCTTATTAAACAGCAATTTGCTTAAACCCCTTATCCTAGTCATTTTAGTGCTTATTGCCATTTATACCTTTGTAAAAAAGGATTTCGGAAGTGCCGAAGCTCGTGATATTCCTGAGAAAAAGATGCTGATTTATGGAGGATTGATTGGTTTTATAGTAGGCTTCTATGACGGTTTTTTCGGGCCAGGTACCGGTAGTTTCTTTATTTTAGCCTTTATCGTTTTACTGGGATTCGATTTTTTAAACGCTTCAGCATACGCCAAAGTGATCAACTGCGTTACCAATGTTTCTGCATTAGCGGCTTTCATCTGGAACAAGCAAGTATTATATCATGTAGCTCTACCAATGGCTGTTTGCAATATGGCTGGCGGCTTAATTGGTAGCAGACTTGCCCTATCAAAGGGTAATGATTTTATCAGAAAGTTCTTCCTGCTGGTTATTTGCATCCTGATTGTCAGGTATGCTTATGATGTTTTTTATAAGTAA